AGCGGGATGATCAGCTTTCGGGAGTTGACGGCGTGTTGGATTTCGCGCTGCACATCGGGATTGGCGATGGCCGGCGGGGAGGTGATCAGCAGCAGCACGTCCGAACCGTCGATGACGGCGCGCACGCTGTCCCAGCCGCCTTCGCTGCCGCCGCGCGTGGCCAGCAGGCCGCGATCCACCCCCGCCTCGATGCTGCGGGCGGTCAAATCTGCGGCGATGCGCTCGACGAAGGTCAGATTCGCCGGAGCATAGCTGATATAGGCGCGTAATTTTGCCATGGGCGGCGGGATTCCTAACGGTCCGATATATAACGGATAATGACAGGGGATTTTGAAGGCTTTGCCTCCAAACCTCCACAAGGGGTTTGCACCCCTTGACCCCTCATCTGCGAATATATACGGCTTTGCCGTACAAATTCGCCAATATGCGAGGTGCAGGAGAGCAATTTCCTGGTGGGTTCGGGGTGAAACCCCGAAGAACACCCCACAACTCACGTTATATAAGAGTTTAGCCGGGAATCGCGTTGCGGCGCAACCGACCGAGCGCGCAGCCGTTCCGTCCTCCCTAGTCAAACGCCGCCGGCGGACTTACACTTGCCGCTTGGCTTTTCCCCTTCCAGCATCCCGGCGGCGTACGTGCCCGAACTCCTCGATATCCTGTTCAATGTCATCAGCCCGATTTTCCTGATCGTCGGATTGGCGTTCTTTATCGGGAAGCGTTTTGGCCCTGACCCGCGCGCGCTGTCGACGGTGCTGATTTACCTGTTCATCCCGGCGCTTTCTTTCCGGACGATGATCCAACTGCCGATTAACGGCGTATCTGATATCGTCAACGGCGATTTTGGACGCGCTTTCCTCCAGATTACCCTGCTCTCGCTGATTATGATGAGCGTCGGCATAGGACTGAGCCGGGTTCTGAAGCTGGATCGCAAGACGGGCAGCGCTTTCACGCTCTCGGTGACCCAGCTCAACGCGGGAAACCTGGGGATTCCGCTCAATACGTTCGCCTTTGGGCCGGAGGGCGGCGCGCTTGCGCTGCTGTTCTATGTTTCCAGCGCGATGGTGGGCAGCATGATCGGCGTATTCGTGGCGTCCCGCGGGGAAAAGGGTATCGGCGCGGCGCTGATGAACGTGATCCGGGTGCCGGTAGGGCTGTCGGCGCTGATCGGCCTGGCGATGAACACCTTTGACGTCAGCCTGCCCAAGCCGGTGGAGAATTCGATCTTCCTGCTGGGCGATGCTACCATCCCGGCGATGATTGTGCTGCTCGGCCTGCTGATCAGCCGGATGGAAGTCAAAACCGCGCCGTGGAGGCTGGTGATACTGGCCGCAGCGCTGCGGCTGCTGGGGGGCGCGGCGATCGGGTTCGTGCTGGCGAGTTTACTGGGGCAAAGCGGGCTGGCGTTTTCGGTCGCAATCCTTCAATCCGCCGTGCCGACCGCCGTCATGGCGAATGCGCTGGCCGCCGAGTTCGGCAGCGACGCGCAGTTTACGTCCGCGGCGACGCTCATCAGCACCTTAGCCAGTATCGTTACATTAACCCTGCTGATCGCTATTCTGAGATAGTGGAGAAGTACTGAGTGTTGAGCTGCTCACGCTGGGATAACCGCGCGGCGCCCAGAACCAGGGGCTGGCATTGGGGAATGCTGGCCGTCCTGGTGCTGCTCGTATCCTCCTGCACCAATCTAAGCGGCGAACCGCGGGTTGTC
This DNA window, taken from Candidatus Flexicrinis proximus, encodes the following:
- a CDS encoding AEC family transporter, with the translated sequence MPLGFSPSSIPAAYVPELLDILFNVISPIFLIVGLAFFIGKRFGPDPRALSTVLIYLFIPALSFRTMIQLPINGVSDIVNGDFGRAFLQITLLSLIMMSVGIGLSRVLKLDRKTGSAFTLSVTQLNAGNLGIPLNTFAFGPEGGALALLFYVSSAMVGSMIGVFVASRGEKGIGAALMNVIRVPVGLSALIGLAMNTFDVSLPKPVENSIFLLGDATIPAMIVLLGLLISRMEVKTAPWRLVILAAALRLLGGAAIGFVLASLLGQSGLAFSVAILQSAVPTAVMANALAAEFGSDAQFTSAATLISTLASIVTLTLLIAILR